TTAAAATGATGGGTTAATGCCACAGAATATTCACCCTGCAAATAATAAATTGCTCCCAATTTGCTTAAAGAGGCTGCAATTGCTACTTTATTATTTATTTTTTCCCCCACTGCAAGTGCCTGCTTCGCATATTTTAGTGATTGCAGAGGGTCACTGTATTTATTTTCCCATGCAAGTTCGTTCAAAACCTTGTTTTTTGTAAAACCATCACTTGTGGTTTTTAATACCTTAAGCAATGAATCTACTTTAATAGGGTCCTGGGCAATCAAACTGTTTGTTGTAAGGTACATGGAAACAAAAAGGCAAAAGATTACAAGCAATTTTATTCTCAGGCGGTTAATCATTTCAATGGTATTATAAGTGATTCATTTTTTCCTCAATCATTCAATTGAATTCATCCTCTTTTAAATTGTTCTTCTTTTTGGAGCAAAGGCTGCTTGCTTCTTTTATAATTTTCATTTTAATCAGGTTATATTATTCCTGCTTAAACTTTCACGCCAATCACACATACATCATCCACTTGTTCAAGAATACCTTTCCACTTCTCAAATGTAGAATTTAAAATTTCATTTTGTTCCTGCATGGATTTATTTTGAATTGAAAGCAACAATTTTTTAAAATTTGCTGATTTGAATTTTTTGCCATGCTCTCCACCAAACTGATCGGCAAAGCCATCGGTAAAAATATACAGGCTGTCATTTTTCTGGAGTTCTATACTGTGTGTAGTAAACATTTTATTGACCGCATATTTACCAATTGGCTGTTTGTCTGCTTTAATTTCTATAATAGCATTGTTGCGGCTAATCCAAAGAGGATTGTTAGCCCCTGCCCAATGAAGCTTATTGCCTTGCAATGCACAAAGGGAAATATCCATTCCATCCTTTACCTCACGCTCAGACCTTTCAAAAGTAGAAATCACAATTTCACGAACTTTATCCAGAATCTTACCTGGATCTGTAAGTCCATATTCTTTCATTGTCCGGTTAAGTGCATTTGAACAAACAACACTAACCATTGCCCCTGGAACCCCATGACCAGTACAATCAGCCGCAGCAAAATAAATATTTTTATCGCATTTTTCTACCCAATAAAAATCACCCGCTACAATATCCTTTGGTTTATACATGATGAAGGATTCCTGCAAATATTCCTTTACCAATTTATTAGGTGGAAGTATGGCCTCCTGCAAGTATTTTGCATAATGAATACTGGCAAGAATATCCCTGTTTTTTTCTTCAATAATCTTGTTGCTTTTAGTTAATTCAATTGCAGATTTTTTTTTAATTCGGTATTGATTGAATGAAACACCCGCAATTGTGAATAACAAAAACATGGTGAAATAAAAACTATTCCGGTGGGTTTTTTTATAACAAACTATTGTTTCTTGCTCAGCGCCTACGAAAATATCAGAAAATGTATGATCATCAAAAGCATGCTGGTGTTCATGCATTTTTTTATCTCCTGACTGGTGCTCGTGGTCAGAACAACCCAAATACAGAAAGGAAAACAGGAGAAGTAATCCTGTAATTATTTTAGCTTTAAAATCCACTTCAGTTCTAATTTAAGGTGGCAGTAAATTTATTTATTAAATGCCTGATTCCATATAAAAAACTCTTTTTTGTTTGTTTTCTGCTTTTTTAAAGAATAAAACAAATTTAGAATTACCGCTGTCCGGTAAAAGTTTTTTAGATTCCTCGCTATACTCGGATGACAGGCAGTGTAGTGAGGAATCTTTTCTTTTTACCGGACATTAATGATTAAGGATCTTCAAAAAACAAAGAAAGCTGAATGAAAACTCAAAAAGATTTTTATTATTAAAGCAATAGTATTAATATTACTCAAATTCAAAATTGAAAACTTAAAACTATGGGAATAGTGAAAGAGGCACATACAATAAATGAAAATGTAACAGAAGAAAAAAACTTTTTCATTTTTTATAAACCAAAAGACATTGTTAGCGGGGATTTTTACCATGCCTTATCTCATTTTCATAAAGAGTTAAACAAAGAAATTTTCTATTTGTGTACGGCCGATTGCACTGGTCATGGAGTTCCGGGGGCACTTATGAGTATGATCAGTATTTCCAGACTCAATGAATCTATTATTGAAAAACAGCTTGTTCATCCTGATGAAATTCTAAATTATACCAGGGATGGTATTATTGCTTCGCTAAATCCTGAAGGTAGTACAGAAGAAAGCAAAGATGGTATGGATTGTGTTTTGTGCGCCTATGATTTTGAAAATAAGACCCTAGAATTTGCAGCAGCAAATAACCCCTTATGGCTCATCCGTAACAACCAACTAATAGAATACAAAGCAGATAAAATGCCTGTAGGGAAATATGCAGGAGAAATGCGCCCATATACTTTACAAAAAACAGACCTTCAAAAGGGTGATTTAATTTATACTTTCACTGATGGTTTTCCTGATCAGTTTGGAGGGGAGAATGGCAAAAAATTCAAATCAGCAAATTTTAAAAAATTACTGCTTTCCATAGTACATTATTCAATGGAAAAACAAAAAGAAATCTTAAATGATACCTTTGAAAACTGGAAAGGTAATTTGGAACAGGTAGATGATGTATGCATCATTGGTGTGAAGGTTTAATTTTCTTAATTCAGAAAATCTCCATTCCGGGTTTTAATTCCTAAATGAAAAATTTGTTCTTGAAAAACCCTGGTATTTAAATCTACTCCATTCATGCACTGATTTTTATAAAAGCGATTTAAATTTCAATTCTGTCTTTTTTAGAAATAATTTCATGTCATTTGGGTTATTATTGTTAACTTTAGTTAGACTTATCACAAAAAAAACATCTTTCTCCAGCCACTAATTATATGATTTTAAAAAAAGAACTGATCGAACTGGAATTAGAAATTCCTAATTCTGATTTATTAAAAACCTCTGTTTCCACTAAAGAAGTCAAGTGGCATATTGATCATTCCCTTAAAGTAATAATTGGAATAGCTAATGCATTAAAAAATTCAAAACCCGAAGATTTTAAAAGTTCTTTTAATTTAACACGAACCTACATTTTTTTACTCGGTTTTATTCCACGGGGAAAAGGAAAAGCCCCAAAAAGTGTGGTTGCTCAAGGTGAAATTCAACACTATGAACTAATTGAGCAGTTGAATCAGGCAAAAATAATTTTAAAAAAAATGGATGACTTTCCTGCTAAAAGCCATTTTGACCATCCCTATTTTGGAAAATTAAACTTAAGGCAAAGTATTGCCTTTTTAGAAATTCATACAAAGCATCATTTGAAAATAATAAGAGATATTATTCAAAAATAAAGACTTCCTATTGCCAAAACCAAATGAATATGAGTTGAAGGATCATTCTGTTTTGAATTTAACCCTTTAGCGTGGTTTATTGATTATTTTATCTTTTATTTAAAACAACCTTTTTTGTGATAATTTCATTATCGGTTCTGATTGTCATAAAATAATTCCCCGCTGGCTGTGCAGAAAGATCAACAACATGCTTTTTTATGGAATGAGTTGAGAAATCTTTTTTTAATACTTGGCTACCAATTATGTTGTTAACTGTTACTGTTGCAATTGAAGTGGAATACTTGCTGAAATCAATTGAAAGAATACCATTAACGGAAGGGTTAGGGTAAACAGAAATTGCTTTTTTAACTTCATTGGATTTAATTCCGGTTACCGAAACATTGATTTGTTTGCAGATTTTATCCTCACATCCATTGGAGTCTGTTACTGTTAAACATGCATTGTAAACTCCCCCATTTACATAATTGTGCGTTATATTGGAGTTTGTATCATCATTTCCATCACCAAAA
The Bacteroidota bacterium genome window above contains:
- a CDS encoding SpoIIE family protein phosphatase; translated protein: MDFKAKIITGLLLLFSFLYLGCSDHEHQSGDKKMHEHQHAFDDHTFSDIFVGAEQETIVCYKKTHRNSFYFTMFLLFTIAGVSFNQYRIKKKSAIELTKSNKIIEEKNRDILASIHYAKYLQEAILPPNKLVKEYLQESFIMYKPKDIVAGDFYWVEKCDKNIYFAAADCTGHGVPGAMVSVVCSNALNRTMKEYGLTDPGKILDKVREIVISTFERSEREVKDGMDISLCALQGNKLHWAGANNPLWISRNNAIIEIKADKQPIGKYAVNKMFTTHSIELQKNDSLYIFTDGFADQFGGEHGKKFKSANFKKLLLSIQNKSMQEQNEILNSTFEKWKGILEQVDDVCVIGVKV
- a CDS encoding SpoIIE family protein phosphatase gives rise to the protein MGIVKEAHTINENVTEEKNFFIFYKPKDIVSGDFYHALSHFHKELNKEIFYLCTADCTGHGVPGALMSMISISRLNESIIEKQLVHPDEILNYTRDGIIASLNPEGSTEESKDGMDCVLCAYDFENKTLEFAAANNPLWLIRNNQLIEYKADKMPVGKYAGEMRPYTLQKTDLQKGDLIYTFTDGFPDQFGGENGKKFKSANFKKLLLSIVHYSMEKQKEILNDTFENWKGNLEQVDDVCIIGVKV